In Paraflavitalea devenefica, the following are encoded in one genomic region:
- a CDS encoding RNA polymerase sigma factor, producing the protein MANSIADTELINGCINNSRRAQEQLYKQFYGPMASICLRYTRSQEDAIEVLHNGFLKVYKNIHTYDASRASLYTWIRKIIVNTAIDFIRQREKFYTKIELEKAEEPAIEADAIQRMSAQELLQLVRKLSPATQGVFNLYVVEGYNHREIANLLGISEGTSKWHLSEARRQLQHLLQTMQV; encoded by the coding sequence TTGGCAAATAGTATTGCCGATACGGAGTTGATTAACGGTTGTATTAACAATAGCCGTCGGGCGCAGGAGCAGTTGTACAAACAGTTCTATGGGCCCATGGCATCCATATGCCTGCGCTATACCCGTAGCCAGGAAGATGCAATAGAAGTATTGCACAATGGTTTCCTGAAAGTATATAAGAATATCCATACGTACGATGCCAGCAGGGCATCGCTCTACACCTGGATACGCAAGATCATTGTTAATACGGCCATTGATTTTATCCGGCAGCGGGAAAAATTCTATACCAAGATTGAACTGGAAAAAGCGGAAGAGCCTGCCATTGAAGCGGATGCCATACAACGTATGAGCGCCCAGGAATTATTACAGTTGGTAAGAAAACTATCACCTGCTACCCAGGGTGTATTTAACCTCTACGTTGTAGAAGGATACAATCACCGTGAAATAGCTAACCTGTTGGGAATTAGTGAAGGGACCAGTAAATGGCACCTGAGCGAAGCCCGCAGACAACTGCAACACCTATTACAAACCATGCAAGTGTAA
- the surE gene encoding 5'/3'-nucleotidase SurE codes for MRILVTNDDGIYSPGLAALAKIAARFGEVQIVAPDVEQSSMGHAITGSRPLYYKKSPITFEGLEAYRVNGTPADCVALGTHLWAKTDVVLSGINLGLNVGNSMWHSGTLAAAKQAVLLGIKGIAVSTPAGKTEPDFERLDPYVEKALAAVMENPHLSLININLPPEPKGVQWTRQSVRLYDGRIVPGIDPMGRKHYWFTVIPLEPAEEGTDRYAVENGYVSITPLRLDLTNEAELTRALQTRPVVS; via the coding sequence ATGAGAATATTAGTAACCAATGATGACGGTATTTACAGTCCGGGTTTAGCCGCCCTGGCAAAAATTGCTGCCCGTTTCGGGGAAGTACAGATCGTAGCGCCGGATGTGGAGCAATCTTCTATGGGCCATGCTATTACAGGCTCAAGGCCCTTATACTATAAAAAATCCCCCATCACTTTTGAAGGATTGGAAGCCTACAGGGTAAATGGTACGCCGGCCGATTGTGTGGCCCTGGGCACGCACCTCTGGGCCAAAACGGATGTGGTATTATCAGGCATTAACCTGGGCCTTAATGTGGGCAATTCCATGTGGCATTCCGGCACCCTGGCGGCTGCCAAGCAGGCCGTACTGCTGGGTATAAAGGGCATTGCCGTAAGTACGCCGGCCGGTAAAACGGAACCTGATTTTGAAAGGCTTGATCCCTATGTAGAGAAGGCGCTGGCAGCAGTGATGGAAAATCCGCACCTGAGCCTCATCAACATCAACCTGCCGCCGGAACCCAAAGGGGTACAATGGACCAGGCAGTCGGTACGGCTGTATGATGGTAGAATAGTGCCGGGCATTGACCCGATGGGCCGTAAGCATTACTGGTTTACCGTCATCCCGCTGGAGCCTGCCGAAGAAGGTACCGACCGCTATGCGGTAGAGAATGGTTATGTATCCATTACGCCGTTGCGGCTCGACCTGACCAATGAAGCTGAACTGACCAGGGCCCTGCAAACGCGGCCGGTGGTTTCCTGA
- a CDS encoding diacylglycerol/lipid kinase family protein: protein MKYVKLLHNPTAGEEDHTKKELIPLIEAAGWECRYSSTKEKGWDKIEPDTDFVAVAGGDGTIRKTALTLLERKFSDKKLPIAILPLGTANNISKSLGITGTVAETITSWKKSAIKKYDIGRIEGLEESHFLVEGFGYGIFPRLMKVMKKVDKEKKSTPELALQTALEELHHIALSSEARHYHIAIDEQDHSGKFLLVEVMNSRSIGPNLELAPGADPGDGHFDIILMPEEARASLAGWVQQKINGEDVPFDFTPIDGSKITIHTEDTLLHADDELISLKEPANVTVELQPGVLEFLVPEE from the coding sequence ATGAAATACGTCAAACTCCTGCACAATCCGACGGCTGGTGAAGAAGATCATACGAAGAAAGAGCTGATCCCGCTCATAGAAGCGGCAGGCTGGGAATGTAGATATTCATCTACAAAAGAGAAAGGGTGGGATAAGATAGAACCCGATACCGATTTCGTAGCAGTGGCCGGTGGGGACGGCACGATCCGGAAGACTGCCCTCACCCTGCTGGAACGCAAGTTCTCCGACAAAAAACTGCCCATTGCCATATTACCGCTGGGCACCGCCAATAATATTTCGAAATCACTGGGTATCACCGGAACGGTAGCAGAGACCATTACCTCCTGGAAAAAGAGTGCCATCAAGAAGTATGATATCGGGCGTATTGAAGGACTGGAGGAATCTCATTTCCTGGTGGAAGGTTTTGGGTATGGCATTTTCCCACGGCTGATGAAGGTGATGAAAAAGGTAGATAAAGAAAAGAAGAGCACACCGGAACTGGCGCTGCAAACAGCCCTGGAAGAATTGCACCATATCGCACTTTCTTCTGAAGCCCGTCATTATCATATTGCAATAGATGAGCAGGACCATTCGGGTAAATTCCTGCTCGTAGAGGTGATGAACAGCCGCTCTATAGGTCCCAACCTGGAGCTGGCCCCCGGTGCTGATCCGGGCGATGGCCATTTTGATATTATCCTGATGCCGGAAGAAGCCAGGGCCTCACTGGCCGGTTGGGTGCAACAAAAGATCAATGGAGAAGATGTCCCGTTTGATTTCACCCCGATTGACGGCAGCAAGATCACCATACATACAGAAGATACCCTGCTGCATGCAGATGATGAACTGATAAGTCTGAAAGAACCAGCCAATGTTACGGTGGAATTACAGCCGGGTGTATTGGAATTCCTGGTACCGGAGGAGTGA
- a CDS encoding sulfotransferase family protein, with protein MLHDIPHCYWLYTGNQRYTAPFFDETISQCKSLPENSFPYRSLSTLDILPSWGAAMESAPPTAFIFHVSRCGSTLIAQLLGLPEEHIVLAETPFLDQLLRLPYQQPNIDTTLIAKALPAALQLYGQKRRGDEKHLFIKTDSWHFCFYRQLRQLFPTVPFLLLYRSPDEVIQSQRRRRGMQSVQGVIEPELFGFDKDAIAACSLDDYMIKVLEYYFTTMLEITGYDPHSLLVSYHEPVLQIMQKIAAFTGITLQESELQVMQERSRYHAKYPEQVFQEPASTTPLPDSILPVMELYKQLETLRSRL; from the coding sequence ATGCTCCATGATATCCCGCACTGTTACTGGTTGTATACCGGCAACCAGCGTTATACAGCGCCCTTTTTTGACGAAACGATCAGCCAGTGCAAAAGCTTGCCGGAAAACTCATTTCCTTACAGAAGCCTCAGCACACTGGATATATTACCTTCCTGGGGAGCTGCTATGGAATCGGCGCCACCCACTGCTTTTATATTCCATGTTTCACGCTGTGGTTCCACGCTCATTGCCCAATTGCTGGGCCTTCCCGAAGAACATATTGTACTGGCCGAAACCCCTTTTTTGGACCAACTGCTCCGGCTACCTTATCAACAGCCCAATATTGACACTACCCTGATTGCAAAGGCCCTACCGGCTGCGCTTCAATTGTATGGACAGAAAAGAAGGGGCGATGAAAAGCATCTCTTCATCAAGACCGATAGCTGGCATTTCTGTTTTTACCGGCAGTTGCGTCAATTATTCCCCACTGTTCCTTTCCTACTGCTATACCGTTCACCCGATGAAGTGATACAATCACAGCGCAGGCGCCGGGGCATGCAATCGGTACAGGGCGTTATAGAACCGGAACTGTTTGGCTTTGATAAGGACGCTATTGCAGCCTGTTCGCTGGACGATTATATGATCAAAGTGCTGGAGTATTATTTCACGACCATGCTGGAGATTACCGGCTATGACCCGCATTCCCTGCTGGTGAGTTACCATGAGCCGGTACTTCAGATCATGCAAAAGATCGCCGCCTTTACAGGCATTACTTTACAGGAAAGTGAGCTGCAGGTGATGCAGGAGCGCAGCCGCTATCATGCCAAGTACCCGGAGCAGGTATTCCAGGAACCAGCATCCACAACGCCTTTGCCGGATAGCATCCTCCCGGTCATGGAGCTGTATAAGCAATTAGAAACCCTAAGAAGCCGCTTATGA
- the cysC gene encoding adenylyl-sulfate kinase translates to MLLIQLTGLSGAGKTSIAFRVQQLLLQKDIAAEIVDGDAYRKTLCKDLGFSAADRRENIRRLGAVADALVQQNIIAIIAAINPYEDVRQELKTKYNAPIVWVHCSLDILIERDTKGLYRRAFLPAGHPEKITNLTGVNDVYDIPVDADLIISTHTEDPETSAVRLLAFVLKNLIDEES, encoded by the coding sequence ATGTTACTTATCCAACTCACGGGGCTTTCGGGCGCCGGCAAAACATCGATTGCTTTCCGTGTACAGCAACTCCTGCTGCAAAAGGACATTGCCGCAGAGATCGTTGATGGCGATGCCTATCGTAAAACACTTTGTAAAGACCTGGGATTTTCGGCTGCCGACAGGCGCGAGAACATCCGCCGGCTCGGCGCTGTGGCAGATGCACTGGTGCAGCAGAATATCATTGCCATCATTGCAGCCATCAATCCTTATGAAGATGTGCGGCAGGAATTGAAAACAAAATACAATGCGCCTATAGTATGGGTCCATTGTTCTTTAGACATCCTGATTGAAAGGGATACCAAAGGGCTTTACAGAAGGGCTTTTCTGCCAGCCGGTCACCCGGAAAAAATAACCAACCTCACCGGCGTGAATGATGTATACGATATTCCTGTTGATGCCGACCTGATCATATCCACCCATACCGAAGACCCCGAAACTTCTGCTGTGCGGCTACTGGCCTTTGTATTGAAAAACTTAATAGACGAAGAGTCATAA
- a CDS encoding aspartyl/asparaginyl beta-hydroxylase domain-containing protein, with protein MIRSAKIDLAINISSLRQEILTLPDSWAPHFNTYHYEGEWTVLPLRSPGGHHDQIIPDLMSEDVYLDTPLMEQCPAIRQLLDTFQCPLGSVRLLNLKSGAVIKEHRDHELAYERGEARLHIPIFTNEQVEFWVQNERIQMEVGDCWYINANLPHRVANYGAGDRIHLVIDCKVNEWLQDLFNRSVKTYVSEERKTSELLKMIFELRLQNTAITNRLADELEHSLLEQA; from the coding sequence ATGATACGTTCGGCAAAAATTGACCTGGCGATTAATATCTCGTCCCTCCGTCAGGAGATCCTTACACTACCCGATTCCTGGGCTCCCCACTTTAATACCTATCACTACGAAGGCGAATGGACAGTGCTCCCCCTCCGGTCACCGGGTGGTCACCATGACCAGATCATTCCAGACCTGATGAGCGAGGATGTTTACCTGGACACTCCCCTGATGGAACAGTGTCCGGCCATCCGGCAATTGCTGGATACCTTTCAATGCCCGCTGGGATCGGTACGGCTGCTGAACCTGAAAAGCGGGGCCGTCATCAAAGAACACCGGGATCATGAACTGGCGTATGAACGGGGCGAAGCCAGGCTGCATATACCCATATTTACCAATGAACAGGTGGAGTTCTGGGTGCAAAATGAACGCATACAGATGGAGGTGGGCGACTGCTGGTACATCAATGCCAACCTGCCGCACCGGGTGGCCAATTATGGGGCCGGCGACCGTATTCACCTGGTGATTGATTGCAAAGTGAATGAGTGGTTGCAGGACCTGTTCAACCGGTCTGTGAAAACCTATGTGTCTGAAGAGCGTAAAACCAGCGAGCTGTTGAAAATGATATTTGAGCTGCGTTTACAAAATACAGCTATTACCAACCGCCTGGCCGATGAATTGGAACACAGTTTGCTGGAACAGGCGTAA
- a CDS encoding HesB/IscA family protein, protein MITISNNAKEYIHQQMEKEGHQAGSFVRVGVKGGGCSGLSYEMKFDTEVKENDQVFEDKGVKLVVEMKSLLYLYGTELDYSSGLNGKGLFFNNPNASRTCACGESFAL, encoded by the coding sequence ATGATAACAATTTCCAATAACGCGAAGGAGTATATCCATCAACAGATGGAAAAAGAGGGCCACCAGGCAGGCAGTTTTGTACGTGTAGGCGTAAAGGGAGGCGGTTGCTCCGGCCTTTCCTACGAGATGAAGTTTGATACCGAAGTGAAAGAAAATGACCAGGTATTTGAGGATAAAGGCGTGAAGCTGGTGGTAGAGATGAAAAGCCTGCTGTACCTGTATGGCACCGAACTGGATTATTCCAGCGGCCTGAATGGTAAAGGATTGTTTTTCAATAACCCCAACGCTTCCCGCACTTGTGCCTGCGGTGAGAGCTTTGCACTGTAA
- the sufB gene encoding Fe-S cluster assembly protein SufB, translating into MSTDLDILKDVSTEEYKYGFTTNIEMDIAPKGLNEDTIRFISAKKNEPEWLLEWRLKAFRHFEKMEWPAWQNFEMPKMDLQGISYYAAPRKKAKYNSLDEVDPELLATFEKLGIPLTEQQMLAGVAVDAVFDSVSVATTFKGKLKEMGVIFCSFGEAVQEYPDLVKKYLGTVVPYTDNIFATLNAAVFSDGSFVYIPKGVRCPMELSTYFRINAQNTGQFERTLIVADDESYVSYLEGCTAPMRDENQLHAAVVELIALENAEIKYSTVQNWYPGDKDGNGGIYNFVTKRGICRGVNSKISWTQVETGSAITWKYPSVILRGDNSTGEFYSVALTKNKQIADTGTKMYHIGKNTRSRIISKGISAGHGQNSYRGLVQVGSGADNARNFTQCDSLLIGDECGAHTFPYIESKNNSAMVEHEATTSKIGEDQIFYLNQRGIDTEKAVALIVNGYAKEVLNQLPMEFAVEAQKLLAISLEGSVG; encoded by the coding sequence ATGAGTACTGATTTAGATATATTAAAAGACGTCTCGACAGAGGAGTATAAGTACGGCTTTACGACGAATATCGAGATGGACATTGCCCCCAAAGGGCTGAATGAAGATACCATCCGGTTTATTTCTGCCAAGAAGAATGAACCGGAATGGCTATTGGAATGGCGGCTGAAGGCTTTCCGTCATTTCGAGAAGATGGAATGGCCCGCCTGGCAGAATTTTGAGATGCCGAAGATGGACCTGCAAGGTATTTCCTATTATGCGGCTCCCCGCAAGAAAGCCAAGTATAATAGCCTGGATGAAGTAGACCCTGAGCTGCTGGCCACTTTTGAAAAGCTGGGCATTCCCTTAACAGAACAACAGATGCTGGCAGGGGTAGCCGTAGATGCTGTGTTTGACAGTGTATCGGTAGCTACCACCTTCAAGGGAAAGCTGAAAGAGATGGGCGTTATCTTCTGCTCCTTCGGTGAAGCCGTGCAGGAGTATCCCGACCTGGTGAAGAAATACCTTGGTACTGTGGTACCGTATACGGACAATATTTTCGCAACGCTCAATGCAGCCGTATTCTCCGATGGTTCTTTTGTGTATATCCCCAAGGGTGTACGCTGCCCCATGGAGCTTTCTACCTACTTCCGTATCAATGCACAGAATACCGGTCAGTTTGAACGCACCCTGATCGTTGCCGATGATGAAAGTTATGTGAGCTACCTGGAAGGCTGTACCGCCCCGATGCGTGATGAAAATCAACTGCACGCGGCCGTGGTGGAGCTGATCGCCCTGGAAAATGCAGAGATCAAGTATTCCACCGTACAAAACTGGTATCCCGGTGATAAGGATGGCAACGGCGGTATTTACAATTTCGTAACGAAACGTGGTATCTGCCGGGGTGTTAATTCCAAGATCTCCTGGACACAGGTAGAGACGGGTTCGGCCATTACCTGGAAGTATCCCAGTGTGATCCTGCGGGGTGATAATTCTACCGGTGAGTTCTACTCTGTAGCCCTCACGAAGAATAAACAGATTGCCGATACCGGTACCAAGATGTACCATATCGGAAAGAATACCCGTAGCCGTATTATTTCAAAAGGTATTTCTGCCGGACATGGGCAGAATAGTTATCGCGGACTGGTACAGGTAGGCAGCGGCGCTGACAATGCCCGCAATTTCACCCAGTGCGATTCCCTGCTGATCGGTGATGAATGCGGCGCTCATACTTTCCCCTATATCGAGTCGAAGAACAACTCGGCCATGGTGGAACATGAAGCGACCACGTCCAAGATCGGGGAAGATCAGATCTTTTACCTCAACCAACGGGGTATTGATACCGAGAAAGCGGTGGCACTGATCGTCAATGGTTATGCCAAGGAAGTACTGAACCAGTTGCCCATGGAATTTGCCGTAGAGGCTCAGAAGTTGCTGGCTATTTCCCTGGAAGGAAGTGTAGGATAA
- the sufC gene encoding Fe-S cluster assembly ATPase SufC produces the protein MLSIKNLKASVEGKEILKGLDLEVKAGEVHAIMGPNGSGKSTLASVLTGKENYEVTGGQALFEGKDLLELSPEDRAREGVFLAFQYPVEIPGVSNINFLKTALNEIRAYRGQPNMEAKEFLKLLKEKQKLLEFDAALANRSLNEGFSGGEKKRNEIFQLAMLDPKLAILDETDSGLDIDALRVVSRGVNKLRTGKNAFIIITHYQRLLEYIVPDYVHVLYKGQIVKSGTKELALELEEKGYDWLKEDSKETETADILLPR, from the coding sequence ATGTTAAGTATTAAGAATCTGAAAGCATCTGTTGAAGGTAAGGAGATACTGAAAGGGCTGGACCTGGAGGTGAAAGCCGGGGAAGTGCATGCTATCATGGGGCCCAATGGTTCGGGTAAAAGCACCCTGGCATCCGTACTTACCGGTAAAGAAAACTATGAAGTTACCGGTGGACAGGCTTTATTTGAAGGCAAAGACCTTCTTGAACTCTCTCCCGAAGACCGTGCAAGAGAAGGTGTGTTCCTGGCATTTCAATACCCTGTTGAAATTCCCGGCGTTTCCAACATAAACTTTTTGAAGACTGCCCTCAATGAGATCAGGGCTTATAGAGGACAGCCCAATATGGAAGCCAAAGAATTCCTGAAGCTGCTGAAAGAAAAACAAAAGCTCCTGGAATTTGATGCTGCCCTGGCCAACCGTTCCCTGAATGAAGGTTTTTCCGGTGGTGAGAAGAAAAGAAATGAGATTTTCCAACTGGCTATGCTGGATCCCAAGCTGGCTATCCTGGATGAAACGGATTCCGGACTGGATATCGATGCCCTACGCGTTGTATCAAGAGGCGTTAATAAACTGCGCACCGGTAAAAATGCGTTCATCATCATTACACACTATCAGCGTCTGCTGGAATACATCGTTCCGGACTACGTACACGTATTGTATAAAGGACAGATTGTGAAATCCGGCACCAAAGAGCTGGCACTGGAACTGGAAGAGAAGGGATACGACTGGCTGAAGGAAGATTCAAAGGAAACAGAAACGGCAGATATTTTACTGCCCCGCTAA
- the sufD gene encoding Fe-S cluster assembly protein SufD has product MENRITQISSSLYDQCIADYEIRSSLFATEAPEVSAVREKAFQHFKKLGFPSTKVEDWKYTNLVPVLKEGFELEQEEEILSVKEAAIAKATIQLLDCYHIVLVNGKYRADLSDAVPVEGIYLMSLTEASNRPAFKQHFGQYVDLEKFHFAAANTALFRNGLFIEVKRNTIVEKPLHLIHITTASEPTFYQPRQLFVVGTSASISIIESYATDTNSTPVFINNVAEIVLQENSQVQHYYIQAGDENARYVHHTEVYQQANSIYNNYKASFPGTSLWRNNLNVALDGENVESHLYGLYLAGGRQLVDNHTIVDHRKPHCNSNELYKGVMKDEAAGVFNGKIFVRKDAQKTNAFQQNNNMILGKKAVVDSKPQLEIFADDVKCSHGSTMGQFNLDALFYLKSRGIGEEKARTLLIHAFVFDVTEKIPIPEVQTHINALIEQGLK; this is encoded by the coding sequence ATGGAAAACAGGATTACACAAATAAGCAGCTCTTTATACGATCAGTGCATAGCTGATTACGAAATACGTTCATCCCTCTTCGCAACGGAAGCGCCTGAAGTAAGTGCCGTACGTGAAAAGGCATTCCAGCATTTTAAAAAACTGGGCTTCCCTTCCACCAAGGTAGAAGACTGGAAGTATACCAACCTGGTACCGGTACTGAAAGAAGGCTTTGAACTGGAACAGGAAGAAGAGATACTCTCTGTAAAAGAGGCCGCCATTGCCAAAGCAACCATCCAGTTACTGGATTGCTATCATATTGTACTGGTAAACGGCAAGTACCGGGCCGATCTTTCCGATGCCGTGCCGGTAGAAGGCATATACCTGATGTCTTTAACCGAAGCCAGCAACAGGCCAGCCTTCAAACAGCATTTTGGTCAGTATGTGGACCTGGAGAAGTTCCATTTCGCTGCTGCCAATACAGCGCTTTTCCGCAATGGCCTTTTTATAGAAGTAAAACGGAATACCATTGTAGAGAAGCCTTTGCACCTGATCCATATTACCACTGCCAGTGAGCCTACTTTTTACCAACCCCGGCAGTTGTTTGTGGTTGGCACCAGTGCCTCCATCAGTATTATTGAAAGCTATGCTACAGACACGAACAGTACACCAGTGTTCATTAATAATGTAGCAGAAATTGTACTGCAGGAAAATTCACAGGTACAGCATTATTATATCCAGGCAGGCGATGAGAACGCCCGTTATGTACATCATACAGAGGTGTACCAGCAGGCGAATAGCATCTATAATAACTATAAGGCTTCTTTCCCCGGCACCAGCCTTTGGCGCAATAACCTGAACGTAGCGCTGGATGGTGAAAACGTGGAAAGTCACTTATACGGTCTTTATCTTGCAGGCGGTCGCCAGTTGGTAGACAACCACACGATCGTAGACCACCGCAAACCCCATTGTAACAGCAACGAGCTGTACAAAGGCGTGATGAAAGACGAGGCTGCCGGCGTATTCAACGGTAAGATATTCGTGCGCAAGGATGCCCAGAAAACCAATGCCTTCCAGCAGAACAATAATATGATCCTGGGCAAAAAGGCAGTGGTCGACTCCAAGCCGCAACTGGAAATCTTTGCCGATGACGTTAAATGTAGCCATGGCTCTACCATGGGACAATTTAACCTGGATGCTTTGTTCTATTTAAAATCAAGAGGTATCGGAGAGGAAAAGGCCCGCACCCTGCTGATCCATGCCTTTGTATTCGACGTAACAGAAAAGATCCCTATTCCGGAAGTGCAGACACATATTAATGCACTGATCGAACAAGGGTTGAAATAA
- a CDS encoding aminotransferase class V-fold PLP-dependent enzyme: MSTDVMVAPAALDIQQIRNDFPILQTTVYGKPLVYLDNGATAQKPWAVLKAIEDYYTHLNSNVHRGVHHLSQKATDAYEASRRKVTAFLNARHDYEVIFTKGTTDAINLVAYSYGKQFVQEGDTVIVSAMEHHSNIVPWQIMCEDRKANLQVIPINEKGELLMDEFSALLNDKVKLIAVAYVSNTLGTINPVREIIAQAHQHNIPVLLDAAQAVQHIPVDVQELDVDFLVFSGHKIYGPTGIGILYGKEEWLNQMPPYQGGGSMIKQVTFAKTTYHDLPFRFEAGTPNIEACICLGTAIDYITGIGLPAIQQYEHELLEYATAQLLSIDKLRIIGTATQKSGVLSFIVEGVHPYDVGVILDNMGIAVRTGHHCTQPLMEFYGIPGTVRVSLAFYNTKEEIDQLAAGVKRAVTMLT, from the coding sequence ATGAGTACAGACGTTATGGTAGCTCCGGCCGCATTGGATATTCAGCAAATCAGGAATGATTTCCCCATATTGCAGACAACCGTATATGGCAAGCCATTGGTTTATTTAGACAATGGCGCCACCGCTCAAAAACCCTGGGCTGTGCTGAAAGCTATTGAAGATTATTACACCCACCTGAATAGCAACGTACACCGGGGCGTACACCACCTGAGCCAAAAGGCAACGGATGCGTATGAAGCTTCCCGCAGGAAGGTGACCGCTTTCCTCAATGCCCGGCACGATTATGAAGTGATTTTCACGAAGGGTACTACCGATGCCATTAACCTGGTAGCTTACAGTTACGGCAAGCAATTCGTACAGGAAGGCGATACGGTTATTGTATCTGCCATGGAACACCATTCCAATATTGTACCCTGGCAAATTATGTGTGAAGACCGCAAGGCCAACCTGCAGGTGATCCCCATTAATGAAAAAGGGGAATTGCTGATGGATGAATTCAGCGCTTTATTGAATGACAAGGTGAAGCTGATTGCTGTAGCCTATGTATCCAACACGCTGGGCACCATTAACCCGGTAAGGGAGATCATTGCACAGGCGCATCAACACAATATCCCGGTATTGCTGGATGCAGCACAGGCTGTACAGCATATCCCGGTTGACGTACAGGAACTGGATGTTGACTTCCTGGTATTTTCTGGCCACAAGATCTATGGTCCTACCGGTATCGGCATTTTATACGGCAAAGAAGAATGGCTGAACCAGATGCCTCCCTACCAGGGCGGTGGCAGCATGATCAAACAGGTAACGTTTGCAAAGACCACCTATCATGATCTTCCTTTCCGTTTTGAAGCCGGTACGCCCAATATAGAAGCCTGTATCTGCCTGGGCACTGCTATTGATTATATAACCGGTATTGGCTTGCCCGCCATACAGCAATATGAACATGAGCTGCTGGAATATGCTACAGCGCAATTGTTGTCCATTGATAAGCTCCGCATTATCGGTACGGCAACGCAGAAGTCGGGCGTATTGTCGTTCATTGTAGAAGGTGTTCACCCCTATGATGTGGGCGTGATCCTTGACAATATGGGCATTGCCGTACGTACAGGGCACCACTGCACACAGCCGCTGATGGAGTTTTATGGCATTCCCGGTACGGTACGTGTTTCCCTGGCTTTTTATAATACCAAAGAAGAGATTGATCAACTGGCAGCCGGTGTAAAGCGGGCAGTAACGATGCTGACGTAG
- a CDS encoding SufE family protein, which translates to MTINEIQDELIEEFSFFEDRNEKYEYIIQLGKELPLIEEAYKKDENLIRGCQAKVWLHADFRDGRVHFTADSDAIITKGLVSMVVRVLSGHTPGAIAQAELYFVDKIGLQGILSVTRSNGLLSMIKQMKLYAVALQTKTS; encoded by the coding sequence ATGACGATTAATGAAATACAGGATGAATTGATTGAGGAGTTCTCTTTTTTCGAGGACAGGAATGAGAAGTATGAATATATCATTCAACTCGGAAAGGAATTGCCATTGATCGAAGAAGCGTATAAGAAGGATGAGAACCTGATACGCGGATGCCAGGCAAAGGTGTGGCTCCATGCCGATTTCAGGGATGGACGGGTGCATTTCACGGCTGATAGTGATGCTATTATCACCAAGGGACTGGTGAGCATGGTAGTGCGGGTGCTTTCAGGCCATACCCCGGGCGCCATCGCACAGGCGGAATTGTATTTTGTAGATAAGATAGGATTGCAGGGAATCCTTTCCGTGACCCGCTCCAATGGCTTGCTCTCCATGATCAAACAAATGAAGTTATACGCGGTGGCCCTGCAAACCAAAACGTCCTAA
- a CDS encoding DUF59 domain-containing protein encodes MIDKQQIEQDIIETLKTVHDPEIPVNIYELGLVYTIDIKDDGYVQITMTLTAPGCPVAGEIIREVDEKVRTVPHVSDVNVMLTFDPPWNREMMSEEAKLELGFL; translated from the coding sequence ATGATTGACAAGCAGCAAATAGAACAGGATATTATTGAGACACTGAAAACGGTGCACGACCCGGAAATACCGGTGAACATTTATGAACTGGGCCTGGTCTATACCATTGACATTAAAGACGATGGTTATGTACAGATCACGATGACCCTCACAGCGCCCGGCTGTCCTGTAGCCGGCGAAATTATCCGCGAAGTAGATGAAAAGGTGCGCACCGTTCCCCATGTATCAGATGTGAACGTGATGCTCACTTTCGACCCACCCTGGAACAGGGAAATGATGAGTGAGGAAGCCAAGCTGGAGTTAGGTTTTTTGTAA